A part of Caretta caretta isolate rCarCar2 chromosome 1, rCarCar1.hap1, whole genome shotgun sequence genomic DNA contains:
- the PTMS gene encoding parathymosin isoform X2 encodes MSEKRAEEATAEVGATELKEKKEKLEEKTVCKEKKKEIIEDEENGAEEEENPEDVDEEEAGEEDDDGDENGQEQDGHAAKRSAEEEEEDEVDPKRQKTENGSSA; translated from the exons ATGTCGGAGAAACGCGCGGAGGAGGCTACTGCAGAAGTGGGTGCCACG GAAttgaaagaaaagaaggaaaaactggAGGAGAAGACTGtctgcaaagaaaagaagaaggaGATAATAGAG GATGAGGAAAATGgtgcagaggaggaagagaatccTGAGGATGTGGATGAAGAAGAGGCAGGAGAAGAGGATGACG ATGGAGATGAGAATGGGCAGGAGCAGGACGGACATGCAGCAAAACGATCtgcagaggaagaagaggag GATGAAGTTGATCCAAAGAGACAGAAGACAGAAAATGGGTCTTCGGCTTGA
- the PTMS gene encoding parathymosin isoform X1 produces the protein MAVKCSEIFARQRRRGESRGRAVLSTLFPHPFPLLLSLLRGSFLAPGVSPVLCSELAFAWSGGSPSAQCNAHELKEKKEKLEEKTVCKEKKKEIIEDEENGAEEEENPEDVDEEEAGEEDDDGDENGQEQDGHAAKRSAEEEEEDEVDPKRQKTENGSSA, from the exons ATGGCTGTAAAGTGCTCGGAGATCTTCGCACGACAGCGGCGGCgcggggaaagcaggggcagggcagtgttGTCGactctctttccccacccctttccaTTGCTCTTGTCTCTTCTCAGGGGCTCTTTCCTCGCCCCTGGCGTTTCTCCTGTCCTTTGCTCTGAATTAGCATTTGCGTGGAGCGGTGGGTCCCCGAGTGCTCAGTGCAACGCGCAC GAAttgaaagaaaagaaggaaaaactggAGGAGAAGACTGtctgcaaagaaaagaagaaggaGATAATAGAG GATGAGGAAAATGgtgcagaggaggaagagaatccTGAGGATGTGGATGAAGAAGAGGCAGGAGAAGAGGATGACG ATGGAGATGAGAATGGGCAGGAGCAGGACGGACATGCAGCAAAACGATCtgcagaggaagaagaggag GATGAAGTTGATCCAAAGAGACAGAAGACAGAAAATGGGTCTTCGGCTTGA